From a single Vanacampus margaritifer isolate UIUO_Vmar chromosome 15, RoL_Vmar_1.0, whole genome shotgun sequence genomic region:
- the ccdc146 gene encoding coiled-coil domain-containing protein 146 isoform X1 translates to MESEVEKDAPHVAIAPDTSSILGGTPSAWSTFQRLDEMLSLGKMSKTKVDKLKAIYRQLSDEVRSAQDSEARLLEEATRLCAELRRLRADTEGSQEPSFSEEPTSEAGQLRRQLLRALDQLKAADDRDYVTRHRLKWLQEEKRCLLKENNIPLKLDEVESSTLTLQDKCEKLTTEVAQRQMQVRGLKEDLEIYQMQTLEEEEELRQVKKIIAIKEAEKAQLLAAPEQILKAIGEKRSEREAAAKTLGAADAHFADMKRQAEEVAEQKERLGAQKEKLAKELERLQARVEAGQRKCAEMQKEQQVIGDEQDELMGHRGVLEMKLQRILCERKLLCESHSMHLKERKRQMQALERTRRALSVAAEQLKRTQSTCTHLQAQLDALPKRGPRMARRMALQKEVDALKVSIEKQLSRADQASQKQLQSGIVQELLRESDGLREELHHLRCLTYVKAEERGQKHREMLRAEQMKQRIQQEVQEKELIVMHHSKLNGMLQRRARQYGEFYHVITEEKNKYVKLKQMSSHTITELMEQAKVLENGLESQKRIVTTKDSLLSKARKKVSNSCKVKDKLLQNINKVAGQRRQVSREREDNNVELQRLRRVIRLQEQALIDANKNQEVAVQRRNFLGIQLLEHEEVLFDYQEKVNSQEAAIAEGNAALANLETEMADLTAAVGEAKRHIGLKKQDLLTQKKMEEELVVLQMEMLAVRDKTLDRLTETADYKELKGADPSCPELVKKMQKLEAGLAERERQLLEKELLVEQVTRLSENLQQQNDNCKLDKLSLAKKLKQLRGGVMDTSRRLMAASAELSMKQAAVLCLQQQVKEKELQMDRCRRRLEQGLPPCPEMEEEWRRMLRDKKRRRRDKEEQEELAAGNGWKRLPSGRHTTAESRPDAYIPHADTLPLPKPYGAQAPFRPPQAGANMRHVRKPAHVKPAQL, encoded by the exons ATGCTGTCACTGGGCAAAATGAGTAAAACCAAAGTGGACAAGTTGAAAGCAATCTACAGGCAACTCAGTGACGAAGTGAGGAG TGCCCAGGATTCGGAGGCCCGCCTTTTGGAAGAGGCGACGAGGCTCTGCGCCGAGCTGAGGCGGCTGCGAGCCGACACGGAGGGAAGCCAAGAGCCGAGCTTCTCCGAGGAGCCGACCAGCGAGGCGGGCCAGCTGCGGCGGCAGCTCCTGCGGGCCTTGGACCAGCTGAAAGCAGCCGACGACAGAGACTACGTGACACGGCACCGGCTCAAGTG GCTCCAGGAAGAGAAACGGTGTCTGCTGAAGGAGAACAACATTCCGCTGAAACTTGAT GAAGTGGAGAGCTCCACGCTGACACTGCAGGACAAATGTGAGAAATTGACAACAGAAGTGGCCCAGCGACAGATGCAAGTCAG AGGTCTGAAGGAAGACTTGGAAATATACCAAATGCAGACACtcgaggaagaggaagagctGCGACAAGTGAAGAAAATCATAGCAATCAAAGAG GCCGAGAAAGCTCAGCTCCTCGCCGCACCTGAGCAGATTTTAAAGGCGATTGGAGAGAAACGCTCCGAGAGGGA AGCCGCAGCAAAGACGTTGGGGGCCGCGGACGCACACTTTGCAGACATGAAGCGGCAAGCCGAGGAGGTGGCGGAGCAAAAGGAGCGGCTCGGGGCACAGAAGGAGAAGCTGGCCAAGGAGCTGGAGCGTCTCCAGGCACGAGTGGAGGCCGGCCAGAGGAAGTGTGCTGAGATGCAGAAAGAACAGCAGGTCATCGGGGACGAGCAGGATGAGCTGATGGGGCACAG AGGGGTCCTGGAAATGAAGTTGCAAAGAATCCTGTGTGAGCGAAAGCTGCTTTGTGAGAGTCACTCCATGCAtctgaaagagagaaaaag GCAGATGCAGGCCTTGGAGAGGACGCGGCGAGCGCTGAGCGTCGCCGCTGAGCAGCTCAAACGCACGCAATCCACCTGCACTCACTTGCAAGCACAG TTAGACGCTCTTCCGAAGCGAGGGCCCAGGATGGCGCGGAGGATGGCGCTTCAGAAGGAAGTGGATGCTCTCAAAGTGAGCATTGAAAAACAG TTATCAAGAGCCGACCAGGCGAGCCAGAAGCAGCTGCAGTCTGGGATCGTTCAAGAGCTGCTGAGGGAATCGGACGGCCTGAGAGAAGAACTGCATCACCTCCGATGTCTGACATACGTCAAAGCAGAGGAGAGAGGCCAGAAGCACCGTGAGATGCTCAGAGCTGAG CAAATGAAGCAGCGCATCCAACAGGAAGTGCAAGAGAAGGAGCTCATCGTGATGCACCACAGCAAGCTGAATGGAATGCTGCAGCGCAG GGCGCGACAATATGGCGAATTTTACCACGTGATCACTGAGGAGAAAAATAAGTATGTCAAGCTGAAGCAGATGTCCTCACACACCATCACCGAGTTGATGGAGCAGGCGAAGGTGCTGGAAAATGGGCTGGAGAGCCAAAAGAGGATTGTCACCACAAAGGACAG TTTACTGAGCAAAGCTCGAAAGAAGGTCTCCAATAGCTGCAAAGTGAAGGATAAACTTCTCCAGAACATCAACAAG GTTGCTGGCCAAAGACGTCAGGTCAGTCGGGAGCGCGAGGACAACAACGTGGAGTTGCAGCGACTCAGGCGAGTTATCAGGCTCCAGGAGCAAGCGCTCATCGACGCCAACAAGAACCAGGAAGTGGCCGTGCAGCGGCGCAATTTTCT CGGCATTCAGCTGCTGGAGCACGAGGAGGTGTTGTTCGACTACCAGGAGAAGGTCAACTCGCAGGAGGCGGCCATTGCCGAGGGCAACGCGGCGCTGGCAAACCTGGAGACGGAAATGGCGGACCTGACGGCGGCCGTCGGCGAGGCGAAGCGACACATCGGCTTGAAAAAGCAGGACCTGCTGACGCAGAAGAAGATGGAGGAAGAGCTGGTCGTGCTGCAGATGGAG ATGTTAGCGGTCCGAGACAAGACGCTCGATCGTCTCACAGAAACGGCAGATTACAAAGAGCTCAAAGGCGCCGATCCTTCGTGCCCCGAACTGGTCAAGAAGATGCAGAAG TTGGAGGCGGGCCTTGCCGAGAGGGAGCGGCAGCTTTTGGAGAAGGAGCTCCTGGTGGAGCAGGTGACGCGTCTCTCCGAGAATCTCCAACAACAGAACGACAACTGCAAGCTCGACAAACTGTCGTTGGCCAAGAAG TTGAAGCAGCTGCGAGGCGGCGTCATGGACACCAGCCGCCGCTTGATGGCCGCGTCTGCAGAGCTGTCGATGAAGCAGGCGGCCGTCTTGTGTCTCCAGCAGCAAGTCAAAGAGAAAGAGCTTCAG ATGGACCGATGCCGGCGGCGCTTGGAGCAAGGCCTGCCGCCCTGCCCCGAGATGGAGGAAGAATGGAGGAGGATGCTGCGGGACAAGAAGAGGAGACGGAGAGACAAAGAGGAGCAGGAAGAG ctGGCAGCCGGCAACGGGTGGAAGCGCCTGCCGAGCGGACGGCACACCACGGCGGAGAGCCGACCCGATGCT
- the ccdc146 gene encoding coiled-coil domain-containing protein 146 isoform X2, with amino-acid sequence MLSLGKMSKTKVDKLKAIYRQLSDEVRSAQDSEARLLEEATRLCAELRRLRADTEGSQEPSFSEEPTSEAGQLRRQLLRALDQLKAADDRDYVTRHRLKWLQEEKRCLLKENNIPLKLDEVESSTLTLQDKCEKLTTEVAQRQMQVRGLKEDLEIYQMQTLEEEEELRQVKKIIAIKEAEKAQLLAAPEQILKAIGEKRSEREAAAKTLGAADAHFADMKRQAEEVAEQKERLGAQKEKLAKELERLQARVEAGQRKCAEMQKEQQVIGDEQDELMGHRGVLEMKLQRILCERKLLCESHSMHLKERKRQMQALERTRRALSVAAEQLKRTQSTCTHLQAQLDALPKRGPRMARRMALQKEVDALKVSIEKQLSRADQASQKQLQSGIVQELLRESDGLREELHHLRCLTYVKAEERGQKHREMLRAEQMKQRIQQEVQEKELIVMHHSKLNGMLQRRARQYGEFYHVITEEKNKYVKLKQMSSHTITELMEQAKVLENGLESQKRIVTTKDSLLSKARKKVSNSCKVKDKLLQNINKVAGQRRQVSREREDNNVELQRLRRVIRLQEQALIDANKNQEVAVQRRNFLGIQLLEHEEVLFDYQEKVNSQEAAIAEGNAALANLETEMADLTAAVGEAKRHIGLKKQDLLTQKKMEEELVVLQMEMLAVRDKTLDRLTETADYKELKGADPSCPELVKKMQKLEAGLAERERQLLEKELLVEQVTRLSENLQQQNDNCKLDKLSLAKKLKQLRGGVMDTSRRLMAASAELSMKQAAVLCLQQQVKEKELQMDRCRRRLEQGLPPCPEMEEEWRRMLRDKKRRRRDKEEQEELAAGNGWKRLPSGRHTTAESRPDAYIPHADTLPLPKPYGAQAPFRPPQAGANMRHVRKPAHVKPAQL; translated from the exons ATGCTGTCACTGGGCAAAATGAGTAAAACCAAAGTGGACAAGTTGAAAGCAATCTACAGGCAACTCAGTGACGAAGTGAGGAG TGCCCAGGATTCGGAGGCCCGCCTTTTGGAAGAGGCGACGAGGCTCTGCGCCGAGCTGAGGCGGCTGCGAGCCGACACGGAGGGAAGCCAAGAGCCGAGCTTCTCCGAGGAGCCGACCAGCGAGGCGGGCCAGCTGCGGCGGCAGCTCCTGCGGGCCTTGGACCAGCTGAAAGCAGCCGACGACAGAGACTACGTGACACGGCACCGGCTCAAGTG GCTCCAGGAAGAGAAACGGTGTCTGCTGAAGGAGAACAACATTCCGCTGAAACTTGAT GAAGTGGAGAGCTCCACGCTGACACTGCAGGACAAATGTGAGAAATTGACAACAGAAGTGGCCCAGCGACAGATGCAAGTCAG AGGTCTGAAGGAAGACTTGGAAATATACCAAATGCAGACACtcgaggaagaggaagagctGCGACAAGTGAAGAAAATCATAGCAATCAAAGAG GCCGAGAAAGCTCAGCTCCTCGCCGCACCTGAGCAGATTTTAAAGGCGATTGGAGAGAAACGCTCCGAGAGGGA AGCCGCAGCAAAGACGTTGGGGGCCGCGGACGCACACTTTGCAGACATGAAGCGGCAAGCCGAGGAGGTGGCGGAGCAAAAGGAGCGGCTCGGGGCACAGAAGGAGAAGCTGGCCAAGGAGCTGGAGCGTCTCCAGGCACGAGTGGAGGCCGGCCAGAGGAAGTGTGCTGAGATGCAGAAAGAACAGCAGGTCATCGGGGACGAGCAGGATGAGCTGATGGGGCACAG AGGGGTCCTGGAAATGAAGTTGCAAAGAATCCTGTGTGAGCGAAAGCTGCTTTGTGAGAGTCACTCCATGCAtctgaaagagagaaaaag GCAGATGCAGGCCTTGGAGAGGACGCGGCGAGCGCTGAGCGTCGCCGCTGAGCAGCTCAAACGCACGCAATCCACCTGCACTCACTTGCAAGCACAG TTAGACGCTCTTCCGAAGCGAGGGCCCAGGATGGCGCGGAGGATGGCGCTTCAGAAGGAAGTGGATGCTCTCAAAGTGAGCATTGAAAAACAG TTATCAAGAGCCGACCAGGCGAGCCAGAAGCAGCTGCAGTCTGGGATCGTTCAAGAGCTGCTGAGGGAATCGGACGGCCTGAGAGAAGAACTGCATCACCTCCGATGTCTGACATACGTCAAAGCAGAGGAGAGAGGCCAGAAGCACCGTGAGATGCTCAGAGCTGAG CAAATGAAGCAGCGCATCCAACAGGAAGTGCAAGAGAAGGAGCTCATCGTGATGCACCACAGCAAGCTGAATGGAATGCTGCAGCGCAG GGCGCGACAATATGGCGAATTTTACCACGTGATCACTGAGGAGAAAAATAAGTATGTCAAGCTGAAGCAGATGTCCTCACACACCATCACCGAGTTGATGGAGCAGGCGAAGGTGCTGGAAAATGGGCTGGAGAGCCAAAAGAGGATTGTCACCACAAAGGACAG TTTACTGAGCAAAGCTCGAAAGAAGGTCTCCAATAGCTGCAAAGTGAAGGATAAACTTCTCCAGAACATCAACAAG GTTGCTGGCCAAAGACGTCAGGTCAGTCGGGAGCGCGAGGACAACAACGTGGAGTTGCAGCGACTCAGGCGAGTTATCAGGCTCCAGGAGCAAGCGCTCATCGACGCCAACAAGAACCAGGAAGTGGCCGTGCAGCGGCGCAATTTTCT CGGCATTCAGCTGCTGGAGCACGAGGAGGTGTTGTTCGACTACCAGGAGAAGGTCAACTCGCAGGAGGCGGCCATTGCCGAGGGCAACGCGGCGCTGGCAAACCTGGAGACGGAAATGGCGGACCTGACGGCGGCCGTCGGCGAGGCGAAGCGACACATCGGCTTGAAAAAGCAGGACCTGCTGACGCAGAAGAAGATGGAGGAAGAGCTGGTCGTGCTGCAGATGGAG ATGTTAGCGGTCCGAGACAAGACGCTCGATCGTCTCACAGAAACGGCAGATTACAAAGAGCTCAAAGGCGCCGATCCTTCGTGCCCCGAACTGGTCAAGAAGATGCAGAAG TTGGAGGCGGGCCTTGCCGAGAGGGAGCGGCAGCTTTTGGAGAAGGAGCTCCTGGTGGAGCAGGTGACGCGTCTCTCCGAGAATCTCCAACAACAGAACGACAACTGCAAGCTCGACAAACTGTCGTTGGCCAAGAAG TTGAAGCAGCTGCGAGGCGGCGTCATGGACACCAGCCGCCGCTTGATGGCCGCGTCTGCAGAGCTGTCGATGAAGCAGGCGGCCGTCTTGTGTCTCCAGCAGCAAGTCAAAGAGAAAGAGCTTCAG ATGGACCGATGCCGGCGGCGCTTGGAGCAAGGCCTGCCGCCCTGCCCCGAGATGGAGGAAGAATGGAGGAGGATGCTGCGGGACAAGAAGAGGAGACGGAGAGACAAAGAGGAGCAGGAAGAG ctGGCAGCCGGCAACGGGTGGAAGCGCCTGCCGAGCGGACGGCACACCACGGCGGAGAGCCGACCCGATGCT
- the ccdc146 gene encoding coiled-coil domain-containing protein 146 isoform X3 — protein MEKNTPVLPRRLQEEKRCLLKENNIPLKLDEVESSTLTLQDKCEKLTTEVAQRQMQVRGLKEDLEIYQMQTLEEEEELRQVKKIIAIKEAEKAQLLAAPEQILKAIGEKRSEREAAAKTLGAADAHFADMKRQAEEVAEQKERLGAQKEKLAKELERLQARVEAGQRKCAEMQKEQQVIGDEQDELMGHRGVLEMKLQRILCERKLLCESHSMHLKERKRQMQALERTRRALSVAAEQLKRTQSTCTHLQAQLDALPKRGPRMARRMALQKEVDALKVSIEKQLSRADQASQKQLQSGIVQELLRESDGLREELHHLRCLTYVKAEERGQKHREMLRAEQMKQRIQQEVQEKELIVMHHSKLNGMLQRRARQYGEFYHVITEEKNKYVKLKQMSSHTITELMEQAKVLENGLESQKRIVTTKDSLLSKARKKVSNSCKVKDKLLQNINKVAGQRRQVSREREDNNVELQRLRRVIRLQEQALIDANKNQEVAVQRRNFLGIQLLEHEEVLFDYQEKVNSQEAAIAEGNAALANLETEMADLTAAVGEAKRHIGLKKQDLLTQKKMEEELVVLQMEMLAVRDKTLDRLTETADYKELKGADPSCPELVKKMQKLEAGLAERERQLLEKELLVEQVTRLSENLQQQNDNCKLDKLSLAKKLKQLRGGVMDTSRRLMAASAELSMKQAAVLCLQQQVKEKELQMDRCRRRLEQGLPPCPEMEEEWRRMLRDKKRRRRDKEEQEELAAGNGWKRLPSGRHTTAESRPDAYIPHADTLPLPKPYGAQAPFRPPQAGANMRHVRKPAHVKPAQL, from the exons ATGGAAAAGAACACTCCAGTGCTCCCCCGGAG GCTCCAGGAAGAGAAACGGTGTCTGCTGAAGGAGAACAACATTCCGCTGAAACTTGAT GAAGTGGAGAGCTCCACGCTGACACTGCAGGACAAATGTGAGAAATTGACAACAGAAGTGGCCCAGCGACAGATGCAAGTCAG AGGTCTGAAGGAAGACTTGGAAATATACCAAATGCAGACACtcgaggaagaggaagagctGCGACAAGTGAAGAAAATCATAGCAATCAAAGAG GCCGAGAAAGCTCAGCTCCTCGCCGCACCTGAGCAGATTTTAAAGGCGATTGGAGAGAAACGCTCCGAGAGGGA AGCCGCAGCAAAGACGTTGGGGGCCGCGGACGCACACTTTGCAGACATGAAGCGGCAAGCCGAGGAGGTGGCGGAGCAAAAGGAGCGGCTCGGGGCACAGAAGGAGAAGCTGGCCAAGGAGCTGGAGCGTCTCCAGGCACGAGTGGAGGCCGGCCAGAGGAAGTGTGCTGAGATGCAGAAAGAACAGCAGGTCATCGGGGACGAGCAGGATGAGCTGATGGGGCACAG AGGGGTCCTGGAAATGAAGTTGCAAAGAATCCTGTGTGAGCGAAAGCTGCTTTGTGAGAGTCACTCCATGCAtctgaaagagagaaaaag GCAGATGCAGGCCTTGGAGAGGACGCGGCGAGCGCTGAGCGTCGCCGCTGAGCAGCTCAAACGCACGCAATCCACCTGCACTCACTTGCAAGCACAG TTAGACGCTCTTCCGAAGCGAGGGCCCAGGATGGCGCGGAGGATGGCGCTTCAGAAGGAAGTGGATGCTCTCAAAGTGAGCATTGAAAAACAG TTATCAAGAGCCGACCAGGCGAGCCAGAAGCAGCTGCAGTCTGGGATCGTTCAAGAGCTGCTGAGGGAATCGGACGGCCTGAGAGAAGAACTGCATCACCTCCGATGTCTGACATACGTCAAAGCAGAGGAGAGAGGCCAGAAGCACCGTGAGATGCTCAGAGCTGAG CAAATGAAGCAGCGCATCCAACAGGAAGTGCAAGAGAAGGAGCTCATCGTGATGCACCACAGCAAGCTGAATGGAATGCTGCAGCGCAG GGCGCGACAATATGGCGAATTTTACCACGTGATCACTGAGGAGAAAAATAAGTATGTCAAGCTGAAGCAGATGTCCTCACACACCATCACCGAGTTGATGGAGCAGGCGAAGGTGCTGGAAAATGGGCTGGAGAGCCAAAAGAGGATTGTCACCACAAAGGACAG TTTACTGAGCAAAGCTCGAAAGAAGGTCTCCAATAGCTGCAAAGTGAAGGATAAACTTCTCCAGAACATCAACAAG GTTGCTGGCCAAAGACGTCAGGTCAGTCGGGAGCGCGAGGACAACAACGTGGAGTTGCAGCGACTCAGGCGAGTTATCAGGCTCCAGGAGCAAGCGCTCATCGACGCCAACAAGAACCAGGAAGTGGCCGTGCAGCGGCGCAATTTTCT CGGCATTCAGCTGCTGGAGCACGAGGAGGTGTTGTTCGACTACCAGGAGAAGGTCAACTCGCAGGAGGCGGCCATTGCCGAGGGCAACGCGGCGCTGGCAAACCTGGAGACGGAAATGGCGGACCTGACGGCGGCCGTCGGCGAGGCGAAGCGACACATCGGCTTGAAAAAGCAGGACCTGCTGACGCAGAAGAAGATGGAGGAAGAGCTGGTCGTGCTGCAGATGGAG ATGTTAGCGGTCCGAGACAAGACGCTCGATCGTCTCACAGAAACGGCAGATTACAAAGAGCTCAAAGGCGCCGATCCTTCGTGCCCCGAACTGGTCAAGAAGATGCAGAAG TTGGAGGCGGGCCTTGCCGAGAGGGAGCGGCAGCTTTTGGAGAAGGAGCTCCTGGTGGAGCAGGTGACGCGTCTCTCCGAGAATCTCCAACAACAGAACGACAACTGCAAGCTCGACAAACTGTCGTTGGCCAAGAAG TTGAAGCAGCTGCGAGGCGGCGTCATGGACACCAGCCGCCGCTTGATGGCCGCGTCTGCAGAGCTGTCGATGAAGCAGGCGGCCGTCTTGTGTCTCCAGCAGCAAGTCAAAGAGAAAGAGCTTCAG ATGGACCGATGCCGGCGGCGCTTGGAGCAAGGCCTGCCGCCCTGCCCCGAGATGGAGGAAGAATGGAGGAGGATGCTGCGGGACAAGAAGAGGAGACGGAGAGACAAAGAGGAGCAGGAAGAG ctGGCAGCCGGCAACGGGTGGAAGCGCCTGCCGAGCGGACGGCACACCACGGCGGAGAGCCGACCCGATGCT